The Streptomyces sp. NBC_00459 DNA segment GCCGGCGCGCTCTGTCGTTCCTGACCTGCTGTCTCGTTCTCTCGTACGGTCGATCAGGAAGGCGTCACTCTCGTGTCCTCGTCACCCTCTTCTCTGCACCTCGCCGTCGCCCTCGACGGCGCCGGCTGGCACCCGGCCGCCTGGCGCGAACCCGTCGCCCGGCCGCGTGAGCTGTTCACCGCCCGCTACTGGGCCGACCTGGTCGCCGAGGCGGAGCGCGGGCTGCTCGACTTCGTGACCATCGAGGACGGCCTCGGCCTCCAGTCCTCGCACCCCCTCGAACCGGACGGCCGTACCGACCAGGTCCGGGGCCGCCTCGACGCCGTCCTGATCGCCGCCCGGGTCGCCCCGCTCACCCGGCACATCGGCATCGTCCCGACGGTCGTCACCACCCACACCGAGCCGTTCCACCTCTCCAAGGCGATCGCCACCCTCGACTACGTGAGCACCGGCCGCGCGGGTCTGCGCGTCCAGATCACCGCCCGCCAGAACGAGGCGGCCCACTTCGGGCGCCGCCCGATACCGCACATCGACCCGCTGAACGACCCGCCGGCGTGGGAGTCGGTGGCGGCGCTCTTCGACGAGGCCGCCGACTACGTCGAGGTGGTGCGCCGGCTCTGGGACAGCTGGGAGGACGACGCGGAGATCCGCGACACCGCGACCGGCCGCTTCATCGACCGCGACAAGCTGCACTACGTCGACTTCGAGAGCCCCCACTTCAGCGTCAAGGGGCCGTCGATCACCCCTCGCCCGCCGCAGGGCCAGCCGATCGTCACCGCGCTTGCCCACGACACCGTCCCGTACCGGCTGGTGGCCCGCTCGGCCGACGTCGGATACGTCACCCCGCACGACACCGGCCAGGCCCGCGCCATCGTCGAGGAGATCCGCACCGAGCAGACGGCGGCCGGCCGCGCCGGTGAACTCCTGCACGTCTTCGGCGACTTGGTCGTCCTCCTCGACGACGATCCCGCCGAGGCCGCCGCCCGCCGTGAGCGACTGGATGCCCTCGCCGGTTACGCATACACCAGCGACGCCCGGATCTTCGCCGGTACGCCCGCACAACTCGCCGACCTGCTGCAGGAGTTGGCGTCGGCCGGACTCAGCGGCTTCCGGCTGCGGCCCGCCGTCGCCGGGCACGACCTCCCGGCGATCACCCGGCGACTGGTACCCGAACTCCAGCGCCGGGGCGCCTTCCGGCAGGCGTACGAGGCCGACACCCTGCGCGGGCTGCTGGGCCTGACCCGCCCCGCCAACCGTTACGCCACCGCCACCGCTGCTGTCGGCGCCTGAGCCGGAAGGACCGTACGACCATGAGCAAGCCGCTGAAGCAGATCCACCTGGCCGCGCACTTCCCCGGCGTCAACAACACCACCGTGTGGAGCGACCCGCAGGCCGGCAGCCATATCGAGTTCAGCTCCTTCGTCCACTTCGCCCGGACAGCCGAACGCGCCAAGTTCGACTTCCTGTTCCTCGCCGAGGGGCTGCGGCTGCGCGAACAGGGCGGAAAGATATACGACCTGGACGTCGTCGGGCGGCCCGACACCTTCACCGTCCTCACCGCGCTCGCCGCCGTCACCGAGCACCTCGGCCTCACCGGCACCATCAACTCCACCTTCAACGAGCCCTACGAGGTGGCCCGCCAGTTCGCCAGCCTCGACCACCTGTCCGACGGACGCGCCGCCTGGAACGTCGTCACCTCCTGGGACGCCTTCACCGGCGAGAACTTCCGGCGCGGCGGCTTCCTCCCGCAGAACGAGCGCTACTCACGGGCGAAGGAGTTCCTGCAGACCGCGGGCGAGCTCTTCGACTCCTGGCACGGCGACGAGGTTCTCGCCGACCAGCACACCGGCACCTTCCTGCGGGACGCGAAGGCCGGCGCCTTCGTGCACTCGGGTCAGCACTTCGACATCGAGGGCCAGTTCAACGTGCCCCGCTCCCCGCAGGGCCGCCCGGTGATCTTCCAGGCCGGCGACTCCGACGAGGGCCGCGAGTTCGCCGCGTCTACCGCCGACGCGATCTTCAGCCGGTACGCCACCCTCAAGGAGGGCCGGGAGTTCTACACGGACGTCAAGAACCGCCTGGCCAAGTACGGCCGCCACGCCGACCAGCTCAAGATCCTGCCCGCCGCGAGCTTCGTCCTCGGCGACACGGACGCCGAGGCGGAGGAACTCGCCCGCGAGGTACGCCGTCTGCAGGTCAGCGGGGCCACCGCCATCAAGCACCTGGAGTTCGTCTGGAACCGGGACCTGTCCGCGTACGACCCGGACGGCCCACTGCCCGACATCGACCCCGACCTCGGCGAACACACCGTCGCCCGCGGCCGGGCCCAGGTGCGGATGTACCGCGACCCGCTGGCCACCGCCCGCGAGTGGCGGGAGCGCGCGGAGGCCAACAACTGGTCCATCCGTGACCTCGTCATCGAGACCGGCAACCGGCAGAACTTCGTCGGCTCCCCGGCCACCGTCGCCGAGACCATCAACGACTTCGTCCAGGCCGACGCGAGTGACGGCTTCATCCTGGTCCCGCACATCACCCCGGGCGGCCTCGACGGCTTCGCCGACACGGTCGTCCCGCTGCTCCAGGAACGCGGTGTCTTCCGTACGGAGTACGAGGGCACCACCCTCCGCGACCGGCTCGGCCTCGCCCACCCCGACGCCGAGGCGGCGGGTGAACGCGCGGCGTCCTGAAGCCGTGGCACATGGCGTGGTCGAGGACGTCACCCTCCCCCATGAAGGTGACGTCCTCGACCGCTCCCCCGAGTGCCCGAAGGTGGTCTGATTCGTTCGCGGCGGCCGTCATGCGCTGGTCTCTGCCCCCAGCTTCACCAGCACATGACGGCCGTTTCCCCCGATCCCCACGTGGAGTAGAGGCGTACGCGGACGAAGTAGTGGCGGCCCTTGACGAGCCGGACCCTGACATGGGCGTTGTGCGGAGTGCCGCCGTCGTCCTCGGCGGAGAGGTAGCGGGGCTCGCCGTCGATCTCCTCGAAGACCGCGACGACCGTGTCGCTCTCCCCGAAGGTCCCCACGGTGTAGTCGCGGGTCTCCGGCGGCGCGATGCCGAAGTCGGCCTGCTCGCCCGCGCCGAGGCGCAGGGGCGCGGACCGGAACGGCGCGAGTTCGGCCGGCCTGCGCGTGCCCGTCGGCGGATACCAGCGGAGCACGAACTCCTTGTCGGCCGGGGAGAGCGTCCCCAGAGGCCTCACCCCGGACCGGAACTGCTCCGGTTCCAGGACCAGCCCCGCCGAGAACGGATACTCCATGATCGACAGCGGGTCCCAGACGGAGCCGTTGACCTCGTCCGGGTCGAGCTTGCGGAGAATGTTGAAGTACGTCTTGTCGCGGCCCCAGAAGTTGGGCGGTCCGGCCAGGTCGTCGTACACGGCCTCGTCGTCCCAGTGGATGCCGGCGAACGGGTTCTGGTGTTCGTGGAGCAGGCCCAGGGCGTGCCCGATCTCGTGCAGGGCCGTCGCGCGCTCCCCGGGCGCGGTCAGATCCCAGCCGAAGTTCATCGTGCGCCGCCCCAGACCCACCGAGAGTGCGTCCCGCCCGACCGTGGAGTAGGAACCGTCACCGGTCTGGAACCCGATGCGCAGTTCGGCCTCCGAACGGTCGCGCACCTCGACGAACGACAGCCCGATCCCCAGGTCGAGCCACTCCCGGAAGCAGTCGCGGACGACCTCGCGCTGTGCCTCTGCGCCGGCCCACGACTCCCACCGCGTCTCCCCGGTCCCCGGCAGCGGGATGACCGAACCGTCGTTGTCCCGGTCGAAGAAGTAGTAGTGGAGCACGGTGCCGTTCACCCACATCAGACGCCCCGAGAGGAGCGCGCTGCGCCGCTCGGCCGGCAGCCCCGGTGCGAAGGTGGGGGCCGGTTGCTGCGCGAGTGAGCAGAACCGTGCGTTCATGAGGAACAGACTGCGGGTCACGGGGCCTCGGGCGCCTGAGTCGGGGGCTACTCAAGTCGGCCTGTATCAAAGGTGAGTAGCCCGGCTCCTGTTCACGTGACGACTTTCGTACGGGAAGCCAAGACCCTGCAACTGCCCTGGCCGTTCACCGGCCGGGACGACGAACTTGAGCTGATCCGCCGATCGTTGGCGGCCGAACGGCACGGCGTCGTGGTGACGGGCCCGGCCGGACACGGCAAGACCCGGCTGGTCACGGAGGTGGTCCGGGGCACCGACTGCGCGAAGGTGAGCGGTACGCCCGAGACACGGGGCATCCCCTTCGCCGCGTTCGCCCACCTCCTCCCGGAGCAGGTCTCCCTGCACCGCGCGGTCCAACTCCTCACCGGCGTGCGCACGTTGCTGGTCGACGACGCCCATCTGCTGGACGACTCCTCGGCCGCGCTGGTCCACCAGCTCGCGGTGCACGGACGTACCCGGCTTCTCGTGGTGGCGACGGACGGTGCCCCGGCGCCCGGCGCGGTGTCCCGGCTGTGGACCGGCGAGGTGCTGCCGCGTCTCGCCCTGGAACCGCTGCCCCGCGAGGAGACCGCCCAACTGGTCGCGACCGGCGCCGGCGGTCCGGTCGAGCCGCTCACCGCCCGCCGTCTGCACCACCTCTGCCAAGGCGATCTGCGGCTGCTGCGGGACCTGGTCGGCGCGGTGCGCTATCGCGGCGAACTCACCCTGGAGTCCGATGAGTTGATGTGGCGAGGCCC contains these protein-coding regions:
- a CDS encoding LLM class flavin-dependent oxidoreductase, whose amino-acid sequence is MSSSPSSLHLAVALDGAGWHPAAWREPVARPRELFTARYWADLVAEAERGLLDFVTIEDGLGLQSSHPLEPDGRTDQVRGRLDAVLIAARVAPLTRHIGIVPTVVTTHTEPFHLSKAIATLDYVSTGRAGLRVQITARQNEAAHFGRRPIPHIDPLNDPPAWESVAALFDEAADYVEVVRRLWDSWEDDAEIRDTATGRFIDRDKLHYVDFESPHFSVKGPSITPRPPQGQPIVTALAHDTVPYRLVARSADVGYVTPHDTGQARAIVEEIRTEQTAAGRAGELLHVFGDLVVLLDDDPAEAAARRERLDALAGYAYTSDARIFAGTPAQLADLLQELASAGLSGFRLRPAVAGHDLPAITRRLVPELQRRGAFRQAYEADTLRGLLGLTRPANRYATATAAVGA
- a CDS encoding NtaA/DmoA family FMN-dependent monooxygenase (This protein belongs to a clade of FMN-dependent monooxygenases, within a broader family of flavin-dependent oxidoreductases, the luciferase-like monooxygenase (LMM) family, some of whose members use coenzyme F420 rather than FMN.); protein product: MSKPLKQIHLAAHFPGVNNTTVWSDPQAGSHIEFSSFVHFARTAERAKFDFLFLAEGLRLREQGGKIYDLDVVGRPDTFTVLTALAAVTEHLGLTGTINSTFNEPYEVARQFASLDHLSDGRAAWNVVTSWDAFTGENFRRGGFLPQNERYSRAKEFLQTAGELFDSWHGDEVLADQHTGTFLRDAKAGAFVHSGQHFDIEGQFNVPRSPQGRPVIFQAGDSDEGREFAASTADAIFSRYATLKEGREFYTDVKNRLAKYGRHADQLKILPAASFVLGDTDAEAEELAREVRRLQVSGATAIKHLEFVWNRDLSAYDPDGPLPDIDPDLGEHTVARGRAQVRMYRDPLATAREWRERAEANNWSIRDLVIETGNRQNFVGSPATVAETINDFVQADASDGFILVPHITPGGLDGFADTVVPLLQERGVFRTEYEGTTLRDRLGLAHPDAEAAGERAAS
- the absR1 gene encoding beta-glucuronidase AbsR1 — encoded protein: MNARFCSLAQQPAPTFAPGLPAERRSALLSGRLMWVNGTVLHYYFFDRDNDGSVIPLPGTGETRWESWAGAEAQREVVRDCFREWLDLGIGLSFVEVRDRSEAELRIGFQTGDGSYSTVGRDALSVGLGRRTMNFGWDLTAPGERATALHEIGHALGLLHEHQNPFAGIHWDDEAVYDDLAGPPNFWGRDKTYFNILRKLDPDEVNGSVWDPLSIMEYPFSAGLVLEPEQFRSGVRPLGTLSPADKEFVLRWYPPTGTRRPAELAPFRSAPLRLGAGEQADFGIAPPETRDYTVGTFGESDTVVAVFEEIDGEPRYLSAEDDGGTPHNAHVRVRLVKGRHYFVRVRLYSTWGSGETAVMCW